One genomic window of Quercus robur chromosome 6, dhQueRobu3.1, whole genome shotgun sequence includes the following:
- the LOC126732427 gene encoding lanC-like protein GCL1: protein MEYLASSQEGHDKESNNERLDMIQNMDPTAGTSLLSLPMEAFLKAAISLKDQVVQMTWIRQHQHGMDSGMGTSMDPTVYTGLLGTAFTCFRSYEATGSQQDLLLTAEIVDTCAVVARASTRHVTFLCGRGGVYALGAVAANYRGDHQRRDLFLSLFLEVAQERALPIGPEEGGFGMSYDLLYGRAGFLWAALFLNNHLGEETVPSNLLMPVVDAVLAGGRAGASDNTACPLMYRWHGTRYWGAANGLAGILQVLLHFPLSNEDAEDVKGTLRYMMSKRFPHSGNYPSSEGNPRDKLVQWSHGATGMALTLCKASKVFVGDREFRDAAIEAGEVVWKNGLVKKVGLADGVAGNAYAFLSLYRLTGESIYEERAKAFASFLYHNAMNLVTDGHASGAAHASSVFQGLAGTACLWFDLLAPEKSRFPGYEL from the exons ATGGAGTACTTAGCATCTTCTCAGGAGGGACACGATAAGGAGAGCAACAACGAGCGGCTGGATATGATTCAGAACATGGATCCAACGGCGGGCACGAGCTTGTTGTCCCTTCCCATGGAGGCTTTTTTGAAAGCAGCGATCTCTCTTAAAGACCAG GTGGTGCAAATGACGTGGATAAGACAACATCAACATGGTATGGATTCGGGTATGGGTACGAGTATGGACCCGACGGTGTATACGGGTCTGCTTGGGACAGCTTTTACCTGCTTCCGCTCCTACGAGGCCACCGGTAGCCAGCAGGACTTGCTGTTGACCGCCGAGATTGTTGACACGTGTGCCGTCGTCGCACGTGCCTCCACTAG GCACGTGACATTTTTGTGTGGAAGAGGTGGAGTTTACGCTCTTGGTGCTGTGGCCGCTAACTACCGAGGGGACCATCAAAGACGTGACCTGTTTTTAAGTCTCTTTCTTGAG GTAGCACAAGAGAGAGCTCTCCCTATTGGACCTGAAGAGGGTGGTTTTGGAATGTCATATGATCTTCTTTATGGGCGAGCCGGATTTTTATGGGCTGCTTTGTTCCTAAACAATCATCTTGGAGAGGAAACAGTACCTAGTAATCTTCTCATGCCTGTTGTTGATGCTGTGTTAGCTGGGGGCAGGGCAGGGGCATCCGATAACACAGCCTGCCCATTGATGTACAGATGGCATGGAACGAGGTACTGGGGCGCAGCCAATGGCCTTGCCGGAATCTTGCAAGTGCTACTTCACTTCCCTCTCTCCAATGAAGATGCTGAGGATGTTAAAGGGACTTTGAGGTACATGATGAGTAAGAGGTTCCCTCATAGTGGAAATTACCCCTCAAGTGAAGGAAACCCAAGGGACAAGTTGGTGCAATGGTCTCATGGTGCAACCGGCATGGCCCTTACCTTGTGCAAGGCATCCAAG GTGTTTGTAGGAGATAGAGAATTCCGTGATGCTGCAATAGAAGCAGGAGAAGTGGTATGGAAAAATGGATTGGTGAAGAAGGTGGGACTTGCAGATGGTGTGGCTGGGAATGCCTATGCATTCCTGTCTCTCTATCGTCTCACGGGAGAGAGTATATATGAGGAAAGAGCAAAGGCATTTGCAAGCTTCTTGTATCATAATGCAATGAACCTTGTTACAGACGGGCATGCTAGTGGGGCTGCCCATGCCTCCTCTGTTTTCCAAGGACTCGCTGGAACTGCTTGCCTCTGGTTTGATTTGCTTGCTCCTGAAAAATCTAGGTTCCCAGGATATGAACTGTAG
- the LOC126732429 gene encoding putative WEB family protein At1g65010, chloroplastic produces the protein MQQHMGQLEEGLKMRKGQLYDIEKERDQALDELKEMKKVAEEANMKLSDALSTNKVALIQMELNSVKDSLSIVSQELSNKDKNFESLKVELEKAKQLELNRAERDPSSDKFKGESSILKTSEANTKALLSESKIRIQELEAEIKKGKEMEKKIFDSMLAQTEQLEQNKILLEESKLEIASLREQVEKLKGSYGQSNASQSCLEENLLLKKALENLNSEVLLANENLAHAQEGERLASSKVKSLMEEMELLKNELMLAAEAEENGKTAMDDLAVVLKEVATEAHEVKEKLSVTQAELEYTKVEAEHLKVLLKIMEDKHKEVLDESRKEADLYKNTAERLRLEAEDSLLAWNGKETGFVECIKRAEEERFAAQEENSRLLEFLTEAKNMVTASKEENQKLRDILKQALNEANVAKEAAGIAQVENSQLKDSLAEKEDTLNYLTRATENLRINEAAAFGNIKAMNRLLSETSKTELKKDDKDKSSRKESKKEDKELGRNFRTQNSIDKERIDGNISKTTSFNLKEMKLHNKQKDVNEGPENDEALGGSIFDILSSQDLAAHHRIKSSSVSIDDGQKVQLEDFYHLDAALSDDFDNDRNSRKKKALLRRFGDLIRRKSSPPTETIN, from the coding sequence ATGCAGCAGCATATGGGACAGCTAGAGGAGGGGCTGAAGATGAGGAAGGGGCAATTATATGACATTGAAAAAGAGAGGGATCAAGCACTTGATGAGCTGAAAGAGATGAAAAAGGTGGCTGAGGAGGCCAACATGAAGCTTAGTGATGCATTGTCTACAAATAAGGTGGCACTTATACAAATGGAGCTGAATTCAGTAAAGGACTCATTGTCGATTGTGAGTCAAGAATTAAGCAACAAAGACAAGAATTTCGAGTCTTTGAAAGTTGAACTCGAGAAGGCAAAACAGTTGGAGCTCAATCGGGCAGAGAGAGACCCCTCATCAGATAAGTTCAAAGGGGAATCAAGTATTCTGAAAACCTCTGAGGCTAACACAAAAGCCTTATTGTCCGAAAGTAAGATCAGAATTCAGGAATTGGAGGCagaaataaagaaaggaaaggaaatggaaaaaaaaatatttgattcgATGCTGGCACAGACAGAACAACTCGAGCAAAACAAGATTTTGCTTGAAGAGTCAAAGCTTGAGATTGCTTCTCTCCGTGAGCAGGTGGAGAAATTGAAGGGTTCATACGGGCAAAGCAATGCATCCCAAAGTTGCTTGGAGGAAAaccttttgttaaaaaaagcaTTGGAGAATCTCAACTCTGAGGTTCTATTAGCAAACGAAAATTTGGCTCATGCACAGGAGGGTGAGAGGCTTGCTTCTTCAAAGGTCAAGAGTCTCATGGAGGAAATGGAGTTGCTTAAAAATGAATTGATGCTGGCAGCTGAGGCAGAAGAGAATGGCAAGACGGCAATGGATGATTTGGCAGTAGTACTAAAAGAAGTGGCAACAGAAGCTCACGAGGTGAAGGAGAAACTGAGTGTAACACAAGCAGAGCTAGAGTACACAAAAGTGGAGGCAGAGCATTTGAAGGTGCTGTTAAAGATCATGGAAGACAAGCATAAAGAAGTTTTAGATGAATCAAGGAAAGAGGCTGATCTATATAAAAATACTGCAGAAAGGTTGAGATTAGAAGCTGAAGATTCACTCTTGGCATGGAATGGGAAAGAAACTGGCTTTGTTGAATGTATCAAAAGAGCTGAAGAGGAGAGGTTTGCTGCGCAAGAAGAGAACAGTAGACTGCTTGAATTTCTTACAGAAGCCAAGAACATGGTTACAGCATCAAAGGAAGAAAATCAGAAGTTGCGTGATATACTTAAACAGGCCTTAAATGAAGCTAATGTTGCGAAAGAAGCCGCAGGGATTGCTCAGGTTGAAAATTCACAACTTAAGGATAGCCTGGCCGAAAAGGAGGACACCTTGAATTACCTTACTCGAGCGACTGAGAACCTTAGGATTAATGAAGCTGCTGCTTTTGGGAACATCAAAGCGATGAACCGGTTGCTTTCTGAGACATCAAAAACAGAGTTAAAGAAAGACGATAAGGATAAATCATCGAGAAAGGAgtcaaagaaagaagataagGAACTAGGAAGGAATTTCAGGACTCAAAATTCAATAGATAAAGAACGTATAGATGGCAACATAAGCAAAACTACTAGTTTTAATCTCAAGGAGATGAAACTTCACAATAAACAGAAGGATGTGAATGAGGGCCCTGAAAATGATGAGGCACTTGGGGGCTCaatatttgacattttaagTTCACAAGATTTAGCAGCCCATCACAGGATAAAGTCATCTTCTGTATCCATAGATGATGGACAGAAAGTACAATTAGAAGATTTTTATCATCTAGATGCAGCCCTTTCTGATGATTTTGACAATGATAGAAActcaagaaagaagaaagcatTACTACGGCGATTTGGAGATCTTATACGAAGAAAAAGTTCCCCCCCAACCGAAACCATCAATTGA
- the LOC126732426 gene encoding serine/threonine-protein kinase SAPK2 gives MERYEILKDIGSGNFGVAKLVRDKWSGELYAVKYIERGPKIDEHVQREIVNHRSLKHPNIIRFKEVCLTPTHLAIVMEYAAGGELFERICNAGRFTEDEARYFFQQLISGVSYCHSMQICHRDLKLENTLLDGSSAPRLKICDFGYSKSSVLHSQPKSTVGTPAYIAPEVLSKKEYDGKIADVWSCGVTLYVMLVGAYPFEDPEDPKNFRKTLQRILSVHYSIPDYVRISLECKHLLSRIFVANPEKRITIPEIKKHPWLLKNLPVEFMDENEGNWQNDKENDSSQSIEELLSIVQEARKPAEFGGSFVGGSLELDLDDLEADCDMDDIETSGDFVCAL, from the exons ATGGAGCGCTATGAGATACTGAAAGATATTGGGTCAGGGAACTTTGGGGTGGCAAAGTTGGTAAGGGATAAATGGAGTGGTGAGCTCTACGCTGTCAAGTATATTGAAAGAGGCCCAAAG ATTGATGAACATGTGCAGAGGGAGATAGTGAATCACAGGTCCTTGAAGCATCCTAATATAATAAGATTTAAGGAG GTGTGTCTAACACCAACTCATCTAGCCATAGTCATGGAATATGCTGCTGGAGGAGAACTATTTGAAAGGATATGCAATGCTGGTAGATTCACCGAGGATGAG GCCAGATATTTCTTTCAACAGCTTATTTCGGGAGTTAGTTATTGCCATTCCATG cAAATTTGCCATAGGGATCTGAAGCTGGAAAACACACTTCTAGATGGAAGCTCAGCCCCACGTCTCAAAATATGTGACTTTGGCTATTCCAAG TCATCTGTGTTACATTCCCAGCCCAAATCTACAGTAGGCACACCGGCTTATATTGCACCAGAGGTCTTGTCAAAAAAAGAATATGACGGAAAA ATTGCAGATGTTTGGTCTTGTGGGGTTACCTTATATGTGATGCTGGTTGGGGCTTATCCCTTTGAAGATCCAGAGGatccaaaaaattttagaaaaacacTTCAG AGGATTCTTAGTGTCCACTATTCAATTCCAGACTATGTTCGAATTTCGTTGGAATGTAAACATCTTTTATCTCGAATTTTTGTAGCTAACCCCGAAAAG AGAATTACCATCCCAGAGATTAAGAAGCATCCCTGGCTCTTAAAGAACTTGCCAGTAGAGTTCATGGATGAAAATGAAGGTAATTGgcaaaatgataaagaaaatgatTCATCCCAAAGCATTGAAGAATTACTGTCCATAGTTCAAGAGGCTAGAAAACCAGCTGAATTTGGTGGTAGTTTTGTTGGGGGCAGCTTGGAATTGGATCTTGATGATCTAGAAGCAGATTGTGACATGGATGATATAGAGACAAGTGGGGATTTTGTCTGTGCATTGTGA